ACATCTTATATAAGCTCAATTTAAGCAGCATTTCAGCTCATCTAGGCTCATTTTTTAGCAGAATTTATCTTGTTTAGCATGATTAGAATTAGAAGCAACTTTAGCTCTGCACTTCAAAGACCTGTTAACCAGTAATTCTCAGTGGAACGAAAATCACTACTTGACACCTCTTCTAACTCTTCATTTCTCTTCTCAGCccttttttcagtttttttttttttttttggtaatctACAAATGAAACATAGTAGTTCTAAGTTACGTTGACCATTGCTTTGAGAACCCGGAGTGTGCTGCTCGATACGCCAACCTGTTAACCAGTGCCTGGAGTGGATGACGTTCCTCATGTACGTGTGTTTGGATCCCTTTTTGCAAGTGTATTATATCTGTTGGGGAGTCTTCCAATGGACTTGACATTGGCCAAGGAAATACTTGCGCCGTTTCCTGTTGGGGAGATAAATAACACGTGTTGAAATTCTGAAATTCGGAGCCGTTGGAGCGGGCATAGAATTTGACCGATGAATGTTAATTTGCTGTGGGTTTGGTCGAGATGTTGTAGGGAGATAGCAAAGATTAGTGGAGGAGGGCTTTCAACGGTGAGGGCTGCTGTTGTGCCCTATATTGAGTATTGGTGATTGTAGGTGAACGATAATGTTAGGTGATAGGCAGAAGTAGACCTCTCTTGAATTGATGTATTGGCGttccaaatatttgttgtttcAACCCTTGTTTCTGCTGTCCAGACAGGTTGTAAGTTGCCCTTTGTTTGCAAGGCCCCATTGTATTCACTATAATTAGGTATTACACGGTAAATTACTTCCATAGGGTTTCGTTGTATCTTGTGTGGGACATTAATGCGCCATAGAGCCTCCCATTTTATATGAAACTGGCTGTTATTTGGTTCAGGGTTGTTTTCCTCGATTAGCATGTTGTAGGCAGCTTTTACTGAGAACTCACCCGAGAAGCTATGTTTCCATACATACCTGTCCTCATTTTCGGTTAAAGAGAAACTTCTCTAATGTAGTTCATTTGTCCAGTTGTCTCTCAGTCGATCTTGTATAAACTGGGAACGCCACTGTTTGTTTACTGTATCTTGCATGTCTGTTAATGGAATTCTCGGTAATTGCTGTGATTGGTATTGCCGGAGTGCTAGACCGTTTCCGCAGATAGAGACATTGCGGCTAGACCAGATTTAGATATTAAGTCCTAGTAAACATATGTCACGGCCTTTTAGGATACTCTTCCATGTCCAAGAATCCACTGGTTTCAGTCCAACCTCAAGGAAGTTGATGTTGGTGCAGTATTTTGACAGTAGTGCCTGGCCGAAGGAGTGTGGTTATGTGAGAATACGCCATACATAGAAGCGCTTCGTTCAAAAGCTCTGTTTGGGGTATAGCTAGCTAGTCCACTTTCTCTTTTCGGACGACATAGAAGTTTCCAGCTACGTAGTTGTAGGTTTTTTTGTATTGGAATTGTGACCCCAACAAAAATTTTTGATAACTCGGTGTATTTTGTCTATAATATTTTGTGGGGCCTTGATACATGAAGAATAAATTGGTATGGACGTCAAAGTAGCTTTTATCAGTACCAACTTACGGGGTACCTCCCAGCGATGGTAGTTTGGCTTTCCATCCTGCGAGTTTGATTTGAATGCGTTCCAAGGGTGGATTGAAAGAACTGTTTCTCGTTAAGGATGTGTCCCATCTGACATCCCAGGTATTTGTGAGGTCTTTCCGTCATGGTTACACCTAAAATGCCAGTTAATCGAAAAGCCCGAGTGTAAGGAATATGTTCTGATCATGATTTAAAGACAAGGGTACAGTCTAGGGATAAAGACAAGGGTCGTAGATAACATCATGATTTAGAGATAAAAAAGGGGTTTATGCATACAAGAAATCAAATTCTAAACCTACATATGCAATCTAAGAACAGAAGCTCCAAATTTAAGACTTAACATGCCaggtttgtttttatttaatctacCGTTGTATATGCAATTGAGATGGTGACAAGGCTTTGACAATATTCATGCCAAGACCTAGACTAGGTAATTTTGTTCTTATCATCAAAAAGCTGGGAACCCAACAGTATCCTGTAATGGCCAAATGAAAACAGGGTTTGCCGGGCCTACTTCATAACAATATAATAGTAGCTTAAGCTTCAATACCACAATACTCTAAAATCTGCTGGAAATTTCAATTGCACAAGGAACAAGCTTAAATAGTCTTGACAACAATAAACCAAATATATGAGTAGAATGATGTCTCTCACAGGTCACAAATGTAACACTAACCAAAACTCGGGTAAATTTCTTGGTGAACAAATGCAAGTTTTCATAAAACTAAACATCAATAAATtactcatcatcatcatcgatGGGCTTAGTGCCCAAACCCTTCAGTCCTTCAGCTGGGATTTCAGCAACGGTTACTAGAGAGTAGAGCTCTTCCTTCGcatcttcatcatcatttcTCTTTCGAGCAATGCGGACCCTAATCCTTCTAGGAACACTTCGGATCCCTCGGCTCCAGATGTGTTTGTTCAGCTTGACATCAACTCTCACATCCTTTGTCCCCATTGCTTTTTCTGCAAACTTCCTAATCTCCTTTATAGCCTTGGGAGCCTTCTTCTTGAATGTGCTGTTTTACAAGATAAccatgaagttaaaaaaaaaactaccatAAGGTTAAACATATTCCCAGAAAAAAGTGATACACAGCTGCAGAAATAACTTAAGATTCCACCCAATCCAAAGGCAGAATCATAGTTAGATTATCCATAAAGCTATGGCTGCCAAAAGAACAAGAAGCCATATACtaaaatatgtaatatttgGCATTCAATCTAGCATTATTTTCCTATAACTAAAATCCATTCATACAACTTCCAAGCACAATTAACTTAATCGAAGTGGTGCCACCTTTAGCTATCCGTTTTCACTTGAAGGCATTTACCAAACATTGGAAAAACAATGAGAATCATGAACCTCACTATCATTTACAAGCTCAACCCTATAGCCCCATTTCTTATACCCATGAAAATCATTATTTAGCCAACCAAATCCATTGGTATAATAGCTTAAACTACTTTTCACTAACAATGTGAATAAAGCAAACAATTGAAGTCAAATTAACATAAGGAAATATAAAGAGTAATAAGTAAAGCAAATAACTTTCAAAGCAAGAGGCAAAAtttacaacaaaaataaaaaatacccgTCAAGCAAAGATCACAATAGTAAGAATAGAAGGGgggaaaagaaacaaagaaaagaaattcattTTTGCTAGTGAGGGAAAGACCAGTTACCAGCCATGGAGGCGCTTGTGAAGGTTGATGGTGTACTCCCTGGTCACCACCTCTTCCTTTCTTCCTCTTGTTTTCTCAACCATTTTCACTCCCTCTCGCCTTAGCCCTTACCTGCATTCAGTTCAAAATCAAAAAGTATTAGAGATCTTTCTTAAGTTCAGAGTACCTCGTTGGATTTTCTAGGAAACCTGATGGAGGGAAACgtcgagagagagagagagacctggattggattggattggattggattggattgaaGGAAAGCAGAAGCGCGCCGAAGAGAGGATACAGAATGGAAGAGCTCAAGTTAAAATAGACACAAATAAGAAAACCCTAGTTTGCATACGGCTCTACAAACCGGTGCCGTTTCTCCGAATATTAATGGACCATGTTATTGGCCCTTCATTGTGACACTTAAATCCATGGCCTCGCGGCCTAAAAAtaaatgggtaaactacactcatGGTGACTCTAAAATAGGGTctattctattttgttttttttttcaatttagcaaTCCTAAATAAGATAAGTGTGCGAATCACTGcagttaaaatttatgttttcttttaacgAATTTCTAATGTGGCATATCAGCACATTTAGTGACTAACACgtggtatttttttttacttttgactaaAGATTAGGGGCCTCCCTGTAATTAGTCCAAAACCTTTTCCTCCTAAACTTTATAGAAAGATCTCTAAACTTTAGTCAAAAGTGAACAAAAAATGTCACATGTTAGTCATTCAATGTGCTGATGTGCCACATTAGAAATCcgttaaaacaaaacataaattttaactaCAGTGACTAATTCACACAATTATTCtatttaaaatgactaaattgagaaaaaaatttgaactaaccaaaataaaacaaactctATTTTACAGTGATCATGGGTgttgtagtttacccaaaataaataaaatccaaCTTCGAATTCAATTTGTTTCATTCATTTACATACCAAACATATAATCTAACAGTAAAGCTAGGCCTAAACTCGAAAGCTTGTTCATGTCGATCCAAGTCGGTAATAGTTttcgaatataaaaaaaatctaatttcttAACTATTAGTGCCCGAAAAGAAATTAGAGCTCGAgaaaattcaaacttaaataaTTCTAGCTCGAGGTCTATTTGAGGAAAGTTGATAATTTTGGTAaggaatataaataatatattaaaaaattattaaattttgtaaagaatATAAGGGTACATTTGGTTCACTGTAATAGAATAGGGCTGTAATTGAATAGAGTTGTAATGAAATAAagttgtaatggaatagagttgtaatcagtaattcaattgtttggttgaatggaatggaatagaactaTAATAgcattcttgtgtttggttgaataaaatagatGTTGTAATAGTATAAGGAAAAATGCTTAAAtgagatgattattgttattattattaaattttaagaaaattattattaaatatattttaataaaataataaaaataatttaatcatttttaacataattattatattttaatataattattataatatgaattaaaatttataatatataatattataaaataatatataatctactttattatttttaaacgcaatacatatttaatatgctaaaatatcattagtgaaacaaataatttaattattctaaaataaaaaattagaagtaataaatagcTTGAGAACTATATTTCATatccaaacataatattcatatattaacaaaaaattgCATGATTTCATTAGCTTATATGTCATAatctatatgttaaattttacaacatcgAAAAGTTACAACATTGCAATGACATTCTATCATGTCATTATACcatccaaatattacaaacacaaaaagttaccaaaatatcaccaacacaaccatgatttttaatggtcagcaaGAAATCTTCTTACCCATTCCAATCGCACAGAAGAAGGTATactaaagaaaatgaa
This genomic stretch from Gossypium raimondii isolate GPD5lz chromosome 6, ASM2569854v1, whole genome shotgun sequence harbors:
- the LOC105772908 gene encoding 60S ribosomal protein L31; the encoded protein is MVEKTRGRKEEVVTREYTINLHKRLHGCTFKKKAPKAIKEIRKFAEKAMGTKDVRVDVKLNKHIWSRGIRSVPRRIRVRIARKRNDDEDAKEELYSLVTVAEIPAEGLKGLGTKPIDDDDE